One genomic region from Hoeflea algicola encodes:
- the scpA gene encoding methylmalonyl-CoA mutase, producing MTKTKRDWLELATKDLKGKPIESLNTATPEGITLQPLYTVEDLPEQAATELPGFAPFTRGVRATMYAGQPWTIRQYAGFSTAEESNAFYRKNLAAGQKGLSVAFDLATHRGYDSDHPRVTGDVGKAGVAIDSVEDMKILFDGIPLGEMSVSMTMNGAILPVLAMFIVAGEEQGVDRKALTGTVQNDILKEFMVRNTYIYSPEPSMRIVADIIEFTAKEMPKFNSISISGYHMQEAGATLAQELAYTLADGMEYVRAAMAKGLDVDAFAGRLSFFFCIGMNVFMEAAKLRAARQMWSKIMTDFGAKSERSKMLRTHCQTSGVSLTEQDPYNNVVRTAFEAMAAVLGGTQSLHTNSFDEAIALPTEFSARIARNTQLILAHETGITNVVDPLGGSYYVEKLTADLAEKAWELIAEVEALGGMTKAVEQGLPKMRIEEAAARRQARIDRGEDVIVGVNRFRLDDEPQVDILNIDTDKVRAGQVARLKKMRDSRDGKVHQAALAELEKVAASGKGNLLSAAVDAARARASLGEISDAMERGFGGRHRAVTRVISGVYEDAYGSDPEYQAIRERIADYTTEKGRAPHVLVAKMGQDGHDRGAKVIATAFADMGFKVDLTDMFETPQEVTEKAITLGVDVVGVSSLAAGHKSLVPDLINRLKDKGRADIQVVVGGVIPEQDYAFLREAGVAEIFGPGSNVLDAANAVLARVSGLKRNI from the coding sequence ATGACCAAGACCAAACGCGACTGGCTCGAGCTTGCCACCAAGGATCTCAAGGGCAAGCCGATCGAAAGCCTCAACACGGCAACACCCGAAGGCATCACGCTGCAACCGCTCTACACAGTGGAAGACCTGCCCGAACAGGCAGCCACCGAGCTGCCGGGGTTTGCGCCGTTCACCCGTGGGGTTCGCGCCACCATGTATGCCGGCCAGCCCTGGACCATCCGCCAATATGCGGGATTCTCGACCGCGGAAGAGAGCAACGCGTTTTACCGCAAGAACCTCGCTGCCGGCCAAAAAGGCCTTTCAGTCGCCTTCGATCTGGCCACCCACCGGGGCTATGATTCCGACCATCCGAGGGTCACCGGCGATGTCGGCAAGGCCGGCGTGGCAATCGATTCCGTCGAGGACATGAAGATCCTGTTCGACGGCATTCCGCTCGGCGAGATGAGCGTGTCGATGACCATGAACGGGGCGATCCTGCCGGTACTGGCGATGTTCATCGTTGCCGGTGAGGAACAGGGCGTTGACCGCAAGGCGCTTACCGGCACCGTGCAGAACGACATCCTCAAGGAATTCATGGTTCGCAACACCTATATCTATTCGCCGGAACCCTCGATGCGGATCGTTGCCGACATCATCGAGTTCACGGCCAAGGAAATGCCGAAATTCAACTCGATCTCGATTTCCGGCTACCACATGCAGGAAGCCGGCGCGACGCTGGCGCAGGAACTGGCCTACACGCTGGCCGACGGCATGGAATATGTCCGCGCGGCGATGGCCAAGGGGCTCGATGTGGATGCCTTTGCCGGCCGGCTGTCATTCTTCTTCTGCATCGGCATGAACGTGTTCATGGAAGCGGCCAAGCTGCGCGCGGCGCGGCAGATGTGGTCAAAGATCATGACCGACTTCGGCGCCAAATCCGAGCGCTCGAAGATGCTCCGCACTCATTGTCAGACATCCGGCGTGTCGCTGACCGAGCAGGATCCCTACAACAACGTGGTGCGCACCGCGTTTGAAGCCATGGCCGCCGTGCTTGGCGGCACCCAGTCGCTGCACACCAATTCGTTTGACGAGGCAATCGCGCTGCCGACCGAATTCTCGGCCCGCATTGCCCGCAACACGCAGCTGATCCTGGCGCATGAAACCGGCATCACCAATGTCGTCGATCCGCTCGGCGGCTCCTACTATGTCGAGAAGCTGACGGCTGATCTCGCCGAGAAAGCCTGGGAGCTGATCGCAGAGGTCGAGGCGCTTGGCGGCATGACCAAGGCTGTCGAGCAAGGCCTGCCGAAGATGCGCATCGAGGAGGCCGCAGCCCGCCGGCAGGCACGGATCGACCGTGGCGAGGATGTGATCGTCGGCGTCAACCGGTTCCGGCTCGACGACGAACCGCAGGTCGACATCTTGAACATCGACACCGACAAGGTGCGCGCCGGCCAGGTGGCGCGGCTCAAGAAAATGCGCGACAGCCGCGATGGCAAGGTGCACCAGGCAGCCCTTGCGGAACTGGAAAAGGTCGCAGCGTCCGGCAAGGGCAACCTGCTTTCGGCCGCCGTCGATGCGGCGCGGGCGCGGGCTTCGCTGGGCGAGATTTCCGACGCCATGGAGCGCGGCTTTGGCGGACGCCACCGGGCGGTGACGCGGGTGATCAGCGGCGTCTATGAGGACGCTTACGGCTCCGATCCGGAATACCAGGCGATCCGCGAACGCATCGCAGATTATACCACCGAGAAAGGCCGGGCGCCGCATGTGCTGGTGGCCAAGATGGGCCAGGACGGCCACGACCGCGGCGCCAAGGTGATCGCCACGGCGTTTGCCGACATGGGCTTCAAGGTGGACCTCACCGACATGTTCGAGACGCCTCAGGAAGTCACCGAGAAGGCGATCACACTCGGCGTCGACGTGGTCGGCGTGTCATCGCTGGCGGCAGGTCACAAATCGCTGGTGCCAGACCTGATCAACCGGCTGAAAGACAAGGGCCGTGCCGACATTCAGGTGGTGGTCGGCGGCGTTATCCCCGAACAGGATTACGCCTTCCTGCGCGAAGCCGGCGTGGCCGAAATTTTCGGCCCGGGCTCAAATGTGCTGGATGCCGCCAACGCCGTGCTGGCGCGGGTATCGGGGCTGAAGCGGAATATCTGA
- a CDS encoding dipeptidase: MSPMPNVPFIDGHNDFLLRLLRTPEQREELWLGAGEEGHLDLPRMQKAGFAGGFFAIYIPSPPEADAPDYEAMMDAPPYDLPLPGLMTASETQHIALAMAGHLMWMERAAAGALKICRTTADLHACMADGTIAAIMHMEGAEAIGADLDALYAFHVMGLRSLGPVWSRPTIFGHGVPFRFPGDPDTGPGLTDAGKQLVKACNELRIMIDLSHLNEKGFDDVARLSDAPLVATHSNAHAVTPSTRNLTDRQLAMIRESGGMVGLNYATLFLREDGRKATDCGWDPVMRHLDHLVDKLGEDHVGFGSDFDGAELPDVIGDVTGVQALIGQMRERQYGEELIEKIARKNWVALLERTWGV; encoded by the coding sequence ATGTCCCCCATGCCCAATGTGCCCTTCATCGATGGTCACAATGATTTTCTCTTGCGCCTGCTGCGAACGCCGGAACAGCGCGAGGAATTATGGCTTGGAGCCGGTGAGGAGGGCCATCTCGACCTGCCGCGAATGCAGAAGGCGGGCTTTGCTGGCGGCTTTTTCGCAATTTACATTCCTTCTCCACCGGAAGCGGACGCGCCCGATTATGAGGCGATGATGGACGCCCCGCCCTATGATCTGCCGCTGCCTGGCCTGATGACAGCAAGCGAAACCCAGCATATCGCGCTGGCCATGGCAGGCCACCTGATGTGGATGGAGCGCGCCGCTGCCGGCGCCCTGAAGATCTGCCGCACCACCGCCGATCTGCATGCCTGCATGGCCGACGGCACCATTGCGGCAATCATGCACATGGAGGGCGCGGAAGCCATCGGCGCGGATCTCGATGCGCTCTACGCGTTCCATGTCATGGGGTTGAGATCGCTCGGCCCGGTGTGGAGCCGGCCGACAATCTTCGGCCACGGCGTGCCGTTCCGCTTTCCGGGCGACCCCGACACCGGGCCGGGCCTGACCGATGCCGGCAAGCAGCTGGTCAAGGCCTGCAACGAGCTCAGGATCATGATCGATCTGTCGCATCTCAATGAAAAGGGCTTTGACGACGTCGCCCGGCTCTCGGATGCGCCGCTGGTCGCCACCCATTCCAACGCCCATGCGGTCACGCCCTCGACCCGTAATCTCACCGACCGTCAGCTTGCGATGATCCGCGAGAGTGGCGGCATGGTGGGGCTCAACTACGCCACCCTGTTCCTGCGCGAGGATGGCCGCAAGGCAACCGATTGCGGCTGGGACCCGGTGATGCGCCATCTCGATCATCTGGTCGACAAGCTCGGCGAAGACCATGTCGGTTTTGGCTCCGATTTCGACGGCGCCGAACTCCCCGATGTGATCGGCGACGTCACCGGCGTCCAGGCACTGATCGGGCAGATGCGGGAGCGGCAATATGGCGAAGAGTTGATCGAGAAGATCGCCCGGAAGAACTGGGTAGCGCTGCTGGAGCGGACCTGGGGGGTGTGA